The Salvelinus namaycush isolate Seneca chromosome 13, SaNama_1.0, whole genome shotgun sequence genome includes a region encoding these proteins:
- the cnga4 gene encoding cyclic nucleotide-gated cation channel alpha-4 — protein sequence MIFPIFYNWILIICRTCFKDIEDAFLTLWLTLDYCSDLLYVADTIIKFRTGFLEQGILVQDRDRLKKRYLFSSRFLLDLASLLPTDLLYLYFGIHQPLVRVNRFLRISRLNEAMDRMETRTSYPNTFRISKLMLYIFVLIHWNACIYFALSSYIGFGVDRWVYPNISDPVFAPARHQYIYCFWFSAQIFTTVGDTPLPDREEEYLFMIADLLIAVLVFASVVGNVGNVITNLRDRDNVFFPNHELVKGYLRNRYISKELRNRVNDWYQHLYINRKITRENEILQQLPVQLQTEIAVSVHLPTLSKVTIFQNCETSLLEELVLKLIPQVYSPGEYVCRKGDVGHEMYIIKDGKLAVVADDGVTQFAVLSDGNFFGEISILNIKGNKSGNRRTANIRSIGHSDLFSLSKEDLTDVLSEFPAAKRHLEEKGRQILTKMGMLVEAAEGEEEQDEEKVEVKVERLEGNLNTLQTKLARLMAELESSNRKILARVEQLELETEGWEDNPFEEGGEEGGEVERRDGVGMEVEGERGEVEGEEQAKGTEIDDEREGKDEGYGEEK from the exons ATGATTTTTCCCATCTTCTACAACTGGATCCTCATCATCTGTAG GACATGCTTTAAGGACATAGAGGATGCATTCCTGACACTGTGGCTCACGCTGGACTATTGCTCCGATCTCCTGTACGTGGCTGATACCATCATCAAATTTCGCACTG GTTTCCTGGAACAGGGCATCCTGGTGCAGGACAGGGACCGTCTGAAGAAGCGTTACCTCTTCTCCTCACGTTTCCTGTTGGACCTAGCCTCCCTACTGCCCACCGACCTCCTATATCTGTACTTCGGCATTCACCAGCCGCTGGTGAGGGTCAACCGCTTCCTCCGTATCTCCCGGCTTAACGAAGCCATGGACCGCATGGAGACCCGCACCTCCTACCCCAACACCTTCCGCATCTCCAAGCTTATGCTCTACATCTTCGTGCTCATCCACTGGAACGCCTGCATCTACTTCGCCCTGTCCAGTTACATCGGCTTCGGGGTGGACCGTTGGGTTTACCCAAACATCTCCGACCCTGTGTTCGCCCCCGCGAGGCACCAGTACATCTACTGCTTCTGGTTCTCTGCGCAGATCTTCACCACGGTGGGCGACACGCCACTGCCCGACCGTGAGGAGGAGTACCTGTTTATGATCGCTGACCTGCTGATCGCCGTGCTGGTGTTTGCCTCCGTCGTGGGGAACGTGGGGAACGTCATCACCAACCTCAGGGACCGAGACAACGTCTTCTTCCCCAACCACGAGCTG GTCAAAGGTTACCTGCGCAACAGGTACATCAGCAAGGAGTTGCGTAACCGTGTCAACGACTGGTACCAGCACCTGTACATCAACCGTAAGATCACGAGGGAGAACGAGATCCTGCAGCAGCTTCCTGTCCAGCTGCAGACGGAGATCGCTGTGAGCGTACATCTGCCAACGCTCTCCAAGGTCACCATCTTCCAGAACTGTGAGACCAGTCTGCTGGAGGAGCTGGTGCTCAAACTCATCCCGCAG GTGTATAGTCCTGGGGAGTATGTGTGCAGAAAGGGGGACGTGGGACATGAGATGTACATCATTAAGGATGGGAAACTGGCTGTGGTGGCAGACGATGGCGTCACACAGTTCGCTGTGTTGAGTGACGGCAATTTCTTCGGGGAAATTAGCATCCTGAACATCAAAG GAAACAAATCAGGCAACCGTCGGACGGCCAACATCCGCAGCATCGGCCACTCAGACCTGTTCAGCCTTtccaaggaggacctgacagacgTGCTGTCTGAGTTCCCAGCTGCCAAGAGACACCTGGAGGAGAAGGGCCGTCAAATCCTCACTAAGATGGGCATGTTGGTGGAGGCCGCGGAAGGCGAGGAGGAGCAGGACGAGGAGAAGGTGGAGGTCAAGGTGGAGAGACTGGAGGGTAACCTGAACACCCTGCAGACCAAGCTGGCCCGTCTAATGGCAGAGCTGGAGTCCAGCAACCGCAAGATCCTGGCCAGGGTGGAGCAattggagctagaaacagagGGCTGGGAGGACAACCCGtttgaggagggaggggaagagggaggggaggtggagagaaggGACGGGGTGGGGATGGAAGTTGAGGGGGAgcgaggagaggtggagggagaggagcaggCGAAGGGGACTGAAATagatgatgagagagagggaaaggatgaAGGATATGGAGAGGAAAAATGA
- the LOC120058547 gene encoding leucine-rich repeat neuronal protein 4-like: MRMCCEMSPLHLTSTWAFTVCVIWTTAIGDQTPVFITLNTPTARETNTPTTIHPSTDSVPTDISGPDGHISNSAPTDISGPDGHVSSSIPTDISGPDGHVSNSAPTDRYERLGSSTQRVLETVTVTTIAGTIKTTAAVTTVVTSATVAPQASSTQPHIPHTVISPVATNPTATTSAPSRAPKKPPCCPQPTRMPTLPPHQFIGDEGDYDDESEEEEEGTEEEEEGGKLIKENLCDFDPCLHLQRPCPEVREAKGQSCRCPGLTPTSVTPDPVVALEVWGVWPEAVRVRWCAPYSAVSKFGVWALRENDSVFSNGSVSAWSRQASVFGLKAGRRYRVCVSALNGAGTSHTRCVPVSTPVGVEAVVLYVLTGLCAALGMTVVVLSVFLHRIWKMQNTHSLFDPRAHTLYNPRLDTKVSPPTSHHPRLTSLVSITNPAYTHTDEHTVSPSARYTQTDQLSTNVRNE, from the exons TGAGATGTCACCTCTTCACCTGACATCCACCTGGGCCTTCACTGTGTGTGTCATTTGGACAACAGCTATAGGTGACCAGACTCCAGTCTTCATCACTCTAAACACACCGACAGCCAGGGAGACCAACACACCCACAACCATCCACCCTAGCACAGACAGCGTTCCAACAGACATTAGCGGTCCAGACGGACATATCTCCAACAGCGCTCCTACAGACATTAGCGGTCCAGACGGACATGTCTCCAGCAGCATTCCAACAGACATTAGCGGTCCAGACGGACATGTCTCCAACAGCGCTCCAACAGACAG ATATGAGAGGTTGGGGAGCTCCACACAGAGAGTTCTAGAAACAGTGACCGTGACGACCATTGCAGGGACCATCAAGACCACCGCTGCCGTGACAACAGTAGTAACCAGTGCAACAGTCGCTCCTCAAGCCTCAAGCACCCAGCCGCACATCCCTCACACAGTCATATCACCGGTGGCGACAAACCCCACGGCAACAACCTCAGCACCATCTCGCGCCCCCAAAAAACCACCCTGCTGTCCTCAACCCACTCGCATGCCCACCCTTCCCCCTCATCAGTTCATAGGTGACGAGGGCGACTATGACGATGagtctgaagaagaggaggaaggaacggaggaggaggaggaaggaggcaAACTCATAAAGGAGAATCTGTGTGACTTTGACCCCTGCTTGCACCTGCAGAGACCCTGTCCAGAGGTCAGGGAGGCCAAGGGGCAGAGCTGCCGCTGCCCGGGCCTGACTCCAACCTCTGTGACCCCTGACCCTGTGGTGGCGCTGGAGGTGTGGGGAGTATGGCCTGAGGCTGTGAGGGTGCGTTGGTGCGCCCCCTACTCGGCTGTGAGTAAGTTTGGTGTGTGGGCGCTGAGAGAGAACGACAGTGTGTTCAGTAACGGCAGCGTGAGCGCCTGGTCACGCCAGGCCAGTGTGTTCGGGCTAAAAGCGGGACGGAGATATAGAGTGTGTGTAAGCGCACTGAATGGAGCTGGAACGTCACACACCCGCTGTGTGCCTGTGTCCACCCCAGTAGGTGTAGAGGCGGTTGTGTTGTACGTGCTGACGGGACTGTGTGCAGCCCTGGGGATGACGGTTGTTGTGCTGAGTGTGTTTCTTCACAGGATCTGGAAAATGcaaaacacacactctctgtttGACCCGCGGGCACACACACTCTACAACCCACGTCTCGACACCAAAGTCTCACCACCCACGTCTCACCACCCACGCCTCACCAGCCTGGTTTCAATCACTAACCCGGCCTACACACACACCGACGAACACACTGTGTCTCCCTCTGCACGATACACGCAGACAGACCAGCTGTCCACTAACGTACGCAATGAATAA